A single window of Rubripirellula lacrimiformis DNA harbors:
- the trpE gene encoding anthranilate synthase component I, whose amino-acid sequence MHTPDANKFAQLAVAHDFVPVYRRLLSDTLTPVTAFRLLDNGGPACLFESVIGGEKVGRYSFLASDPIRRFVARGQSITLSTSDGKPPETRTAADPLNEFRNHFHHSVAAVDNLPPFVGGAIGYAGYDVVRYVENLPAAPPDDRNVPDLDFGFYHTLCVFDHVDKTITIVSLADCREVDSQSSAEKAFQLACENVDRTIAKLSRGNVGQSPDEWNPETWQQSIAKDPLEITSNFTKESFEDAVRTCVEYIRAGDIFQVVPSQRWSVKTDVDPLEIYRSLRVVNPSPFMFFVRTPDCVLVGCSPEIMCRVADRTVTVRPLAGTRRRGKNEREDKALEAELLADPKERAEHVMLVDLGRNDIGRIAEFGSIELTEVMVVERYSHVMHISSEVQGKLRDGLDAFDALKASLPAGTVSGAPKVRAMEVIDSIEPHRRGPYGGAVGYIDYRGNMDTCIALRTMVIKDGTVYVQAGCGVVADSDPSAEYEETVNKARALIAAVEMTVARVKQSGQ is encoded by the coding sequence ATGCATACCCCTGATGCCAACAAATTCGCCCAACTTGCGGTGGCGCATGATTTCGTCCCCGTCTACCGACGTTTGCTAAGCGATACGCTGACACCTGTGACGGCGTTCCGGCTGCTTGATAACGGCGGCCCGGCCTGCCTGTTCGAAAGTGTGATCGGCGGTGAAAAAGTCGGGCGTTACAGTTTTTTGGCGTCCGATCCGATTCGCCGGTTTGTCGCTCGAGGCCAATCGATCACCTTGTCGACCAGCGATGGCAAACCACCGGAAACCCGAACAGCGGCCGATCCGCTGAACGAATTCCGCAACCATTTCCACCACTCCGTTGCGGCCGTCGATAACCTGCCTCCGTTTGTTGGCGGTGCCATCGGCTACGCCGGGTACGACGTCGTTCGCTATGTCGAAAACCTACCGGCGGCGCCCCCGGACGACCGCAATGTGCCCGATCTTGATTTTGGGTTCTATCACACTCTGTGCGTCTTTGATCATGTCGACAAAACCATCACGATCGTCTCGCTAGCAGACTGCCGCGAAGTCGATTCGCAATCGTCAGCCGAAAAAGCATTCCAGCTAGCCTGCGAAAACGTCGACCGAACGATTGCGAAACTTTCCCGTGGCAACGTGGGTCAATCGCCCGATGAATGGAACCCCGAAACCTGGCAACAATCGATCGCCAAGGACCCACTGGAAATCACTTCGAACTTCACCAAGGAATCGTTCGAAGACGCCGTGCGCACCTGTGTCGAATACATTCGCGCCGGCGACATTTTCCAGGTCGTGCCCAGCCAACGATGGTCCGTCAAAACCGACGTCGACCCGCTAGAGATCTACCGATCGCTACGGGTGGTCAACCCCAGCCCGTTCATGTTCTTTGTTCGCACCCCCGACTGTGTCCTGGTGGGTTGTTCCCCGGAAATCATGTGCCGGGTAGCCGATCGAACCGTGACCGTCCGACCCTTGGCGGGAACACGGCGGCGAGGAAAAAACGAACGCGAGGACAAGGCGTTGGAAGCCGAACTGCTGGCCGACCCCAAAGAACGCGCCGAACACGTCATGCTGGTCGATCTGGGACGCAACGACATCGGTCGCATCGCTGAATTCGGCAGTATCGAACTGACCGAAGTGATGGTCGTCGAACGCTATAGCCACGTGATGCACATCAGCAGCGAAGTGCAGGGCAAATTGCGAGACGGCCTGGATGCCTTTGATGCATTGAAAGCCAGTCTGCCCGCCGGCACGGTATCCGGTGCCCCGAAAGTTCGCGCGATGGAAGTGATCGATTCGATCGAACCCCATCGGCGTGGCCCCTACGGTGGCGCGGTCGGGTACATCGACTATCGCGGCAACATGGACACCTGCATCGCCCTGCGAACCATGGTGATCAAAGACGGAACCGTCTACGTGCAAGCTGGCTGCGGCGTGGTCGCCGATAGTGATCCATCAGCCGAATACGAAGAAACCGTCAACAAGGCTCGCGCCCTGATCGCCGCGGTCGAAATGACAGTCGCCCGGGTCAAACAATCCGGCCAATAG
- a CDS encoding UvrB/UvrC motif-containing protein: MKCQYCEKPATFHITELTEPNGPQVMHLCEEHARGFLQKDSSSPAVSVAGALAKQLNLGQTKKELAELDQKECPVCGISFFEFRNTGRLGCPYDYTHFESDLEPLLTNIHDSLEHCGKKPRRAAASADSQATMIQLRREMEEAVEREDYERASEIRDELKQIEDASSKDTSAKDVNPADTGGTDTSGTESGDAS, encoded by the coding sequence ATGAAATGCCAATACTGCGAAAAACCGGCCACCTTTCACATCACCGAATTGACCGAGCCCAACGGTCCACAGGTGATGCATTTGTGTGAAGAACACGCCCGGGGATTCTTGCAAAAAGACTCTTCCAGCCCCGCGGTCTCTGTCGCTGGTGCGCTGGCCAAGCAGTTGAACTTGGGACAGACCAAAAAAGAGCTCGCCGAACTCGATCAGAAGGAATGCCCGGTTTGTGGCATCAGCTTTTTCGAGTTCCGCAATACGGGGCGATTGGGTTGTCCGTACGATTACACGCATTTCGAATCGGACCTGGAACCGTTGCTAACGAACATCCATGATTCGTTGGAACACTGCGGTAAGAAGCCCCGGCGAGCTGCTGCTTCCGCCGATTCGCAGGCGACCATGATTCAGCTGCGCCGCGAGATGGAAGAGGCGGTCGAGCGGGAAGATTACGAACGGGCGTCGGAAATTCGAGACGAGCTGAAGCAGATCGAAGATGCCAGTTCGAAAGACACCAGTGCCAAAGATGTGAATCCTGCCGATACCGGTGGAACGGATACAAGCGGAACGGAATCGGGAGACGCATCCTAG
- a CDS encoding protein arginine kinase, translated as MKRNTDFSELARNSGEWLRGTGPESDIVISSRIRLARNLADFPFIRRCSDEDRISIERTVRARMEAIEDWQDIRYVDIEQLSEIDRQFLVERQLISREIADADGSRAVAIDPHEQYSVMINEEDHLRIQVMHSGLDLNSAWDRINALDDKLEGAILYAYHQKYGYLTACPTNVGTGLRVSVMLHLPALVITQQIEKVFRSMQRINVTVRGLYGEGSQYTGDFYQVSNQITLGHSEEDLVSLVGDNVVPRIIEYERKARDFLISQGQKDLHDDVSRALGILSTAKKISSEETMHYLSKVRMGVNLGLINDVAVGTINKLFIHTQPAHLQKLHGRLLGSSDRNVERATYLQRHLSGSVGPGELN; from the coding sequence GTGAAACGTAATACTGACTTTTCGGAATTGGCACGCAATTCAGGTGAATGGCTTCGTGGCACGGGGCCCGAATCCGACATCGTGATCAGCAGCCGTATTCGGCTGGCACGCAATCTGGCTGACTTCCCATTCATTCGCCGGTGCAGCGACGAAGACCGGATCAGCATCGAACGCACGGTCCGCGCCCGGATGGAAGCGATCGAAGATTGGCAGGACATTCGATACGTCGACATCGAACAGTTGTCCGAAATCGATCGTCAATTCTTGGTGGAACGGCAATTGATCAGCCGCGAGATTGCGGATGCCGACGGGTCACGGGCGGTCGCCATCGATCCCCATGAACAATACAGCGTGATGATCAACGAAGAAGATCATCTGCGAATCCAAGTCATGCACAGCGGTTTGGATTTGAATTCGGCATGGGACCGGATCAACGCCTTGGACGACAAGTTAGAGGGGGCGATCCTGTATGCGTACCACCAAAAGTACGGCTACCTGACCGCATGTCCGACCAACGTGGGCACGGGGCTTCGCGTCAGTGTGATGTTGCACTTGCCGGCTTTGGTGATCACCCAGCAGATCGAAAAGGTGTTCCGCAGCATGCAGCGGATCAACGTTACCGTTCGCGGTCTGTATGGCGAAGGTTCGCAGTACACCGGTGACTTTTACCAGGTCAGTAACCAGATCACGTTGGGCCACAGCGAAGAGGATCTGGTTTCGCTGGTCGGTGACAACGTGGTGCCGCGGATCATCGAATACGAACGCAAAGCGCGTGACTTTTTGATCAGCCAAGGCCAAAAGGATCTGCACGACGACGTCAGCCGCGCGTTGGGGATTCTAAGCACGGCAAAGAAAATCAGCAGCGAAGAAACGATGCACTACCTGTCGAAGGTTCGAATGGGTGTCAATCTGGGGCTGATCAACGATGTTGCTGTGGGCACGATCAACAAGCTTTTCATTCATACTCAACCTGCCCACCTGCAGAAATTGCACGGTCGATTGTTGGGATCTTCGGATCGAAACGTCGAACGGGCGACCTATCTGCAGCGTCATTTGAGTGGTTCGGTCGGCCCAGGCGAGTTGAACTAG
- a CDS encoding RNA polymerase sigma factor encodes MAEESQLIDRALDGDRDAFTELVQVNQDRLFASMLQVTGSPDEAEEVVQEAFIRAFMKLDTFQRNSQFFTWLYRIAFNSALSRRRRKRARVSLDQCRENSGLEITDSGDAVDEPMLRRERVAMVRQAMKTLTDEHRSILVLREMDENTYEDIAEILEISIGTVRSRLSRARNQLKLSLEAMQRAEDATEN; translated from the coding sequence GTGGCGGAAGAGTCTCAGTTGATCGATCGAGCCCTCGACGGAGATCGGGATGCGTTCACCGAGCTGGTTCAAGTGAACCAGGATCGGCTGTTTGCGTCCATGTTGCAGGTGACTGGGTCGCCCGATGAGGCCGAAGAGGTTGTTCAAGAGGCCTTTATCCGCGCCTTCATGAAGTTGGATACGTTCCAGCGAAACAGTCAGTTTTTTACCTGGCTGTACCGGATCGCATTCAATTCGGCTCTGTCGCGTCGCCGTCGCAAACGGGCACGCGTGTCGTTGGATCAGTGCCGCGAAAACAGCGGGCTGGAGATCACCGATTCGGGTGACGCGGTCGACGAACCGATGCTAAGACGCGAACGTGTGGCGATGGTTCGCCAGGCGATGAAGACGCTGACCGACGAACACCGCAGTATCCTGGTGCTGCGTGAAATGGACGAGAACACCTACGAGGATATCGCCGAAATTTTGGAGATATCGATCGGTACCGTACGAAGCCGACTGAGCCGCGCACGCAACCAGTTGAAGCTTTCGCTGGAAGCCATGCAGCGAGCCGAAGATGCGACAGAGAACTAA
- a CDS encoding pilus assembly FimT family protein, whose product MLIHPCRRNSAGRRTAGVTLIETIMVVTLLAMATAAGSFMLDGNWQGRRNATDATQQVHATLSAARNTAIVNQTNVQVRRFIQSGVQWLAVTEEPGPLRDGKKWEMEIGDTTTIDGSASDIWFKATGTANRGIEWKIRDGDSAGLVVVTPVDGNITQKLP is encoded by the coding sequence ATGCTGATACATCCTTGCCGACGCAACTCTGCTGGCCGCCGCACCGCGGGCGTCACCCTGATCGAAACGATCATGGTGGTCACCTTGCTGGCAATGGCGACCGCTGCCGGTTCGTTCATGCTGGACGGAAATTGGCAGGGACGACGAAACGCCACCGACGCTACCCAACAGGTTCACGCAACCCTTAGCGCCGCCCGCAACACGGCCATCGTCAATCAGACCAATGTTCAAGTGCGCCGGTTCATCCAAAGCGGCGTTCAATGGCTGGCGGTCACCGAGGAACCAGGACCGCTACGCGACGGAAAAAAATGGGAAATGGAAATCGGTGACACGACCACGATTGACGGTTCGGCATCCGATATTTGGTTCAAAGCAACCGGGACCGCCAACCGCGGCATCGAATGGAAAATTCGCGATGGAGATTCCGCCGGACTCGTCGTCGTGACCCCGGTCGATGGCAACATCACCCAGAAACTTCCCTAG
- a CDS encoding prepilin-type N-terminal cleavage/methylation domain-containing protein, whose product MKRNKKSGFSLLEVIAAVVILAVVAAATVATVAPMRAKSEDKLQDQEVATLNAMAQTYYLETGKYPSSASTLGTAGYLPYTTTIERNRVSAMRNKYTYTATTGVFAKK is encoded by the coding sequence ATGAAACGTAATAAGAAAAGCGGATTCTCGCTTCTCGAAGTCATTGCCGCAGTCGTCATTCTAGCTGTTGTCGCGGCTGCAACGGTTGCAACGGTTGCCCCCATGCGTGCCAAGAGCGAAGACAAGCTACAAGATCAAGAAGTCGCCACGCTGAACGCGATGGCCCAAACCTATTACCTGGAAACGGGCAAGTACCCCTCCAGCGCTTCGACACTGGGCACCGCCGGCTACCTGCCGTACACCACCACCATCGAGCGAAATCGCGTTTCCGCGATGCGTAACAAATACACTTACACCGCGACCACGGGTGTGTTCGCCAAGAAGTAG